Below is a window of Populus alba chromosome 2, ASM523922v2, whole genome shotgun sequence DNA.
TTGTGACAGAAAACCTGGCGTATCTTGTGATGATCCTGCTGACATTGAGTACAATGCCACTCGAACCTGGGTCATTGATAGGCCTGGTGTTCCCAAGACTCCGGAAGGTTTTAAAAGGAGCTTGGTGCTTAGACGTGATTTCTCAAAAATGGATGCTTACTATATCACTCCCACAGGAAAGAAGCTGAGAACACGCAATGAGATAGCAGCATTTATAGAAGCAAATCCAAAATACAAAGATGTAAACCTCTCTGCCTTCAATTTTACTTCTCCAAAGGTAATGGAAGACACCATCCCTGAAGATGCTGTGAGAAAGGTTCCCTCCAGTGCAAATGGCAACAAAAAGAAGGCATTAAAGGATTCAGCTTGAAGTGGAACTTTGTCTGCTGATCTGCAGTAAATTTTGTTGGGGTCTTGTAACTTGTGAGATTGGTCTGGTGAGCATTTCCTGCAGCTTTTTACCTTATGTGATCTTGTTGGTTTCCGTCCCTGTCCTCCTCCTCCCATTCCAGTTCCCTATTGATATTGTAAGGCAACTAGAAAGAACTGATGCTTTGAGAAGATGTTAGAACagtgttttttaatagttaaactAGTTGTTAGCTTACTGTTTACTTTATTTAATTGCATCAGATATTTCACAATCAGTTGCAATCTTCTCTGGGTGCAAAATCTAGTCCTTTAATGGAAACCCGTAGTCTGTAGGGATCGGTGTTTACTAGGATTCCAGGGGTGAGAGCAGAGGCATtgttactgtatttttttttccttttctggtGATTGCAGCAGAGAATTAGTTTTCCTTTGGCTTAAGTATGGATCGTGGATTGTGGACCATACTACTTGCCAGTGTCAAGGCAGCGATGCGGTTGGCATCTGCAACTTATTTGGTCTATGGACCAACTTCACGAGGTTTGGTCGGCTGACACGATAAACTGCGTCAAGCTTCCTGACAATAGATGCCATTGATTTGAGTCGGTATTAGATCCTTTCTCCTCTCAAGAGAGTGTGGagttatttgtatatatataaaaaaaaacattttagtggTGCTGTCTTTTTGAAGTTTAACATATTTGTTTATTGTGGAAATTGGCGTACCATAGAGAAATTTCATTGTTTAAGTTGTAATTATCAGTATAGAGAGGAGAGAAACATGCGAGAGgaattttttatcatgtttgggtagatttttttttttttttcatgtttctctcTTCATAAAATACATTTCTGTAAATAGCATGTTGTTGATTTAGTagtaattttaatgaaaataaatgttcaCTAAAAATTCATAATTGACTTGCAATGTTAAGAGTTATGAattatagatattaaaaataaaaacaacttaaaaaagaaGGATCATTTTAACGGGAGGGAGTGAGAATTGGAAACATCTAAATTGGTGTTCTGCACTATTCTAGAGGCcgggacaaaaaaaatataatgtaaaaaaaagatacttaaataatagtagtgtttttaaagaagcaaagaaaaacTAGGATCCAGGTCATTGACTTGAAtagattagatttaataaattcagttaatttaataatataattataaaaaaaatctaataaaaataaaaaagaaaaggaaaaaatgataatgactaataaaaataaataaatgtttgcCAATAGTATTATGAAAAGATATccttttaaatattcttaaaagtcTTAACaatcttatttgataacaaaacaaaaattaaatgagaataacttcgtaaagagaaaaataaaaaaaaaattcacagcTTAAATACCAACAAATCAAATaggatgaattgaaaaaaaaatcaatttttttttttaaaatctaactttAGTTAACATGCTAAACTCGCAGGTCACTTGTGAAGTTGAGATaattctatagaaaaaaaaaaaagaataacaatgGAGGTCAACTctcaagcaaaataaaaaaatgaaaagtgaaaatgaaaataaaatcaattacaaaaacttGAGCAAACCGTGGTTAACTCAACTAACTCACGACCTAggatatgagattgagataacccaaaaaaaaaaaaaagggcaaaaatcACAAAGTTGAAGGCCCAATAATCTAAtatcgaaggatgaaattgaatttttcttttcttaaaaaacttgcagaacctaaaaaaaatcaaaatcaaatcgggctaatttttgaaattcaagaCCTGATTCATAAGACCAAGTTATATATAGAGggcaaacttaaaaaaaatcaggaatcAAAATTCACAATcaccaaaaactaaaaaacataataaatagcaatcaaaataatgaggatcaaatttgataaaaaataaatgaaataaaacaacaagggatgaaattgaaaaataaaataaaataagaaaatgataaaaaaataataataaaaagaataaggatcaaatataatagatgagaaattaaaagaaaaaaaaattctaattttataaattatttcaaataaaaaaatagtaatcaaaagaatataaacgaaattaaaaggaaaaccaaattcaagggttattttgaaaaattagagggtttcaaagactagagagagaaacaaaaagaaaaaagaaaagaaaaggcaaccaGGGTCAATTGAAGGTTCATTTCCCACACCCACCCATGCATGAAGGAGTCGTCAAGGAGATTCCAACATGATCTTGAAAGCTAGTGTTTGAACACATGCATCGCTCAAAATGCTTGAGCACCATTCACATGCTGATAAGACAATACACTTAATaaccacttgtttttttttaataatatatcaaaatattatattgctCTTTAATGTacttgattataattaaaaaaaaaacataatgcaaatacaaaaatatctctAACAGATACTATAGTAAGTTTTGCTTTTACACTTCAGTAGGGGTGAACATTTCCGGTTCAGTCCGGTTTTCACccaaaaaactaaccaaaccgatttatttattcatttttaaatcaaaaccaaaatcagTTCAAACCGACCAATTTCAGTTCTATTCGGTTCggttaattgaaagaaaaaataaaaaaaaatcgatttcaTCTTGGCCAAGCATATCGAGCatgttttatgaaattgaaaattaggAAGCTAGAAAGAACAAAAGTCAAAcgaaaagtttttaaaaaaataattctcacaACATCCATTACAGTAATCGCAACATGAGCATGCTATGGCAAATCAACAACcttgtaaataaatatagaaaatgaatacataatatatctacagaaatcagaaaaaattaaacagggacaaaatttaagaaataaagattGAAGAGAGAGAGGCTCTAGAGCTGCTGTTTGGTTGTTAATCCATGAGCTTAATCGACTATacttaaagaaaaggaaaaaaagattgagagatgagagat
It encodes the following:
- the LOC118062771 gene encoding methyl-CpG-binding domain-containing protein 4 codes for the protein MALKERSPETPKTSPKNPRVAVRSIDTYAAQCDKCLKWRVIPTEEEYEEIRSKMEENPYVCDRKPGVSCDDPADIEYNATRTWVIDRPGVPKTPEGFKRSLVLRRDFSKMDAYYITPTGKKLRTRNEIAAFIEANPKYKDVNLSAFNFTSPKVMEDTIPEDAVRKVPSSANGNKKKALKDSA